The following nucleotide sequence is from Nocardioides eburneiflavus.
CGACCAGCGAGGAACGCGGGGTGGTTTCGAGGCTAGGCTCCGCTCGCACCTCGCACAGCGAGGGAGCGGCGGTCGGCCCCGGCGCCTAACCTCCTCCCATGCCCGCCGGCCGACGCGTCCTCCACCCCATGCGCGAGGAGGACGTGCCCGCTGTCGTGGAGCTCCAGGAGCCCGCGGCAGTGGCAGGACTGTCGGACGTGTTCCCGCAGGACCGCCATCCGTTCCCTCGCGAGGTGATCGGGGCCCGCTGGTGGGAGGAGCTGGCAGACCCGGCCATCGAGTGCTTCGTCATCGAGGCAGCGGGGCGGGTCGCCGGGTTCGCGGCAGTGCGCGGCACGGAGGTGCTGCACTTCGGCACCGCACTCGACACGTGGGGGAGCGGTCTCGCCACGGCAGCCCACGACGAGCTCGTCGAGCTCCTGCGCGCACGCGGGATCGTGCGCCCGACCCTCCACGTCTACGCCGCGAACGCGAGGGGGAGGCGCTTCTGGGAGAAGCACGGGTGGCGGCCGACGGGAGACGTGGAGCGCGGCTCGTTCCCGCCGTACGCCGAGCTGCTCGCCTACGAGCTGGCGACCTGACGTCGCCCCGCCTCCACCAGGTCGAGCACCTCGCTCGTGGGGCGCACGTCGCCGTAGGAGCGGTAGACGACGTGCAGGGTGGCGTTGTGGTCGCGGTCGCGCACCGCGGCACAGGCGTCCGCGACGAGGATCACCCGCAGGCCGCAGGTGCTCGCGTCCCGGACGGTGTCCTCCACGCACACGTTGGTGACGGTGCCGGCCACGAGGAGCGTGTCGATCCTGCGGGCGGCGAGCAGCGCAGGCAGCTCGGAGGAGCCGGGGAACCAGGCACTGCGGGCGATCTTCTCGACCACGAGGTCCTCGGGCCGCACCGCGAGCCCGTCGTGCAGTCGCGACCTCGGCAGACCCTCTCCCCCGGAGCGCGCGTACAGCTCGGCTACCGCGTCGCCGAAGAACTCGCGGTCCTTCGCCGTCGGCGGGGCGTACGCCGGCACGACCCACGCGACGACCCCGCCGGCGTCGCGGAGCGCCGTCGCCACGCGGTTGACCCGCGGCACGATCCCTCGGACGTAGGCGGACCCACGCACGAAGAACGGCACCACGTCGACCACGACCAGGGCCGTACGCCCGGGGTCGAGGGACTCGTAGGCGTGCCGACGGCCACGCCTGGCCTCCTGCCGCGCGTACTCCCGGTCCTCGACGAGCCAGTCGTGGTCCGCCGTGAGGTCCCCGAGGTCGTCCGGCACGGTGGGCAGTCTGCCAGCGCACACCCGCCGTCCGGGCGGGGATGGGCGTACGCCGCGCCGATAGGCTGCCACTCGACCCGACCCACGACCCCGAAGGATCCCCATGGCCGGCGGACTGTTCGCCCTCCTCGACGACGTCGCCGCACTCGCGCGCATCGCCGCAGCCAGCGTGGACGACGTCGGCGCCGCCGCCGGGCGCGCCAGCATGAAGGCCGCCGGTGTGGTGGTCGACGACACCGCCGTCACCCCGCAGTACCTCCACGGATCCCCGGCCGCGCGCGAGCTGCCGATCATCAAGAAGATCGCCATCGGGTCGCTGCGCAACAAGTTGCTCTTCATCCTGCCCGCGGCCGTCCTGCTCGGGCAGTTCCTGCCGGGCCTGCTGCCGGTGATCCTCATCTTCGGTGGTGGCTTCCTCGCCTACGAGGGCGCGCACAAGGTGTGGGAGAAGGTCAGTCGCCACGAGCCCGTGGTCGAGGAGGCGGAGGAGGAGCTCACCAGCACGGGCGAGCTGAGCCCCGAGCACGAGGCGAAGACCGTCGCGGGCGCCATCCGCACGGACTTCATCCTCAGCGCCGAGATCATGGTCATCGCGCTCAAGGAGGTCGTCGGCGCCGACCCCGACGCCACCATCTGGATGCGCGCGATCGTCCTGGCCGCGGTCGCCGTGCTGATCACGGTGCTCGTCTACGGCGTGGTCGCGCTCATCGTGAAGATGGACGACGTCGGGCTCCACCTGGCGGAGAAGCCCTCCAAGGGCTCGCAGCGCGTCGGTCTCGCCCTCGTCTCCGCGATGCCGCGCCTGCTCACCGCGATCTCCCTCGTCGGCACGCTCGCGATGCTGTGGGTCGGCGGCCACATCTTCCTGGTCAGCCTCTACGAGATCGGCGGGCACGACGGCCTGCTCGAGGGCACCACGTTCGGCGACGTCCTGCACGCGCCCTACGACCTGGTCCACCACTGGGAGGACGCCGTCCACGAGGCCGTCGGCGGCACCCTCGGCGCCCTGCTCGGCTGGGTGCTGAACACCGTGGTCTCCGGGATCGCCGGCCTCGTCCTCGGCGCGATCGTGCTGGCCGTGCTGCACGCCTTCGGCATCGGCGGCGGCCATGGCGCCGGCCACGGTGAGGACCACGGTGAGGACCACGGTGAGCCGGCCACCGGCGACACCGCCGAGGATTCTCCGAATCGCTGAGGGCGGTCCTACCCTTTTCTGGTCCGCGCGGGAGATCCCGACGATGCACAGATGTGCAGCGCAGACGCCCTCCTCGACAGGAGACAACTGATGGACCACCACGTCGCTGACCTCACCCTTGCCGCGTACGGCCGCAAGGAGATCGAGCTCGCCGAGCACGAGATGCCGGGCCTGATGGCCATGCGCGAGCGCTACGGCAAGGACCAGCCCCTCCAGGGTGCGCGGATCGCCGGCTCGCTGCACATGACGATCCAGACCGCCGTGCTGATCGAGACCCTCGCCGCCCTCGGAGCGGACATCCGCTGGGCCACCTGCAACATCTTCTCCACCCAGGACCACGCTGCGGCCGCGGTCGTCGTCGGCCCCCCGTCGAAGGGCGGCACCCCCGAGGACCCGCGCGGCATCCCGGTCTTCGCCTGGAAGGGCGAGACCCTCGCCGAGTACTGGGACGAGGCCGAGAAGGTCTTCGACTTCCCCGCCGAGGACGGCGAGGTGGGCGGCCCCAACATGCTGCTCGACGACGGTGGCGACATCACGATGCTGCTGCACCTCGGCGTCGAGTACGAGAAGGCCGGCGCCGTGCCGTCGCAGGACTCCACCGACAACGAGGAGTTCAAGGAGGTGCTGCGCGTCCTGGCCCGCTCGCTCGAGGCCGACCCGCAGCGCTGGACCAGGCGCGCCCCGCTCATCAAGGGCGTCTCCGAGGAGACCACCACCGGCGTGCTCCGCCTCTACGAGCGGTTCAAGGAGGGCACCCTCCTCTTCCCGGCGATCAACGTCAACGACTCGGTCACCAAGTCCAAGTTCGACAACAAGTACGGCTGCCGCCACTCGCTGATCGACGGCATCAACCGCGCCACCGACGTCATGATCGGCGGCAAGGTCGCGGTCGTGTGCGGCTACGGCGACGTCGGCAAGGGCTGCGCGGAGTCACTGCGCGGCCAGGGTGCGCGCGTCATCGTCACCGAGATCGACCCGATCTGCGCGCTGCAGGCCGCGATGGACGGCTACGAGGTCAAGCGCCTCGAGTCGGTCGTCGAGACCGCCGACATCTTCATCACCACGACCGGCAACTTCGACATCATCACCGTCGAGCACTTCCACAAGATGAAGCACCAGGCGATCGTCGGCAACATCGGCCACTTCGACAACGAGATCAACATGGCCGGCCTGGCGAAGATCCCCGGCATCGTCAAGGACGAGATCAAGCCGCAGGTCCACCAGTGGATCTTCCCCAGCGAGAACGGCGAGCCCGGCAAGAAGATCATCGTGCTGTCCGAGGGCCGCCTGCTCAACCTGGGCAACGCCACCGGTCACCCCTCGTTCGTCATGTCGAACTCCTTCACCAACCAGGTGCTGGCGCAGATCGAGCTCTTCTCCAAGGCCGACGACTACGAGCTCGGTGTGCACGTGCTCCCCAAGCACCTCGACGAGGAGGTCGCGCGGCTCCACCTCGACGCCCTCGGCGTCGAGCTGACCGAGCTCACCAAGGAGCAGGCCGCCTACCTCGGCGTCCCGGTGGAGGGCCCGTTCAAGTCCGACCACTACCGCTACTGAGCGCGCCGAGCGTTCCCGCGTAGCGCCACCGGGTCATGGCGCCAGCCCTAGACTGGCGCCATGACCGACCTTGCCGAGCCCGCTCGCGGCAGCGTGCTCGTCGTCGACGACGACGCCTCCCTCGCGGAGATGCTCTCCATCGTCCTGCGCCAGGAGGGTTTCGACAGCCGCATCGTCGGCCGCGGTGACGTGGCCCTCGACGCGTTCCGCGACTACCGTCCCGACCTCGTCCTCCTCGACCTGATGCTCCCCGGCAAGGACGGCATCGACGTCTGCAAGGAGATCCGCGCCGAGTCCGGCGTCCCGATCGTGATGCTCACCGCCAAGGGCGACACCGTCGACGTCGTGGTGGGCCTCGAGTCCGGGGCGGACGACTACATCGTCAAGCCGTTCAAGCCCAAGGAGCTCATCGCCCGGGTCCGCGCGCGCGTACGCCGCAACGACGTCACGCAGGACGAGGGCCTGACCATCGGGGACGTCTCCATCGACGTCGCGGGCCACTCGGTGACCCGTGAGGGCGAGCCGATCAACCTGACGCCGCTCGAGTTCGACCTGCTCGTCTGCCTGGCCCGCAAGCCCTGGCAGGTCTTCACCCGCGAGGTCCTGCTCGAGCAGGTCTGGGGATACCGGCACAGTGCCGACACCCGCCTGGTCAACGTGCACGTCCAGCGCCTGCGCTCCAAGGTCGAGCACGACCCGGAGAACCCGGAGGTCGTGGTGACCGTGCGGGGCGTGGGCTACAAGGCCGGCAAGTCCTAGGAGCCCCGGTGAGCATGCGCGACCGGCTCCCACCGGCGCTGCGCCACGGGCCCGCCTTCTGGCGGCGCTCGGTGCAGGCCCGCGTCGTGGTGAGCACGGTGCTGCTGTCGGCGGCCGTCGTCGGCATCGTCGGCTGGTTCCTCATCCAGCAGACCCGCGACGGCCTCCTCGACAACCGGGTCGCCGCGGTCGTGCAGGAGGCCGAGGGCGAGACCGAGGCGGCCCGGGTCGCCCTCGCGGCCGCGTCGGGCCTCGACGTCGACGAGTCCGCGCAGCAGCAGGCCCTCGTCGAGCCGATCCAGGCGCGCGGCGCCACCCGCGGCTTCGCAGTCGTGCTGTCCCCGCCGATCGACGAGGGCCTCCGCCTCGCCGACGGCGGCGCCAAGTTCACCGAGGGCCTCGACCTCTCCAGCGTGCCCGAGACGCTCGAGGACCGCTTCGACTCCCTGTCCCCGACGGCGTGGACCTACACCGACATCCGTACGACCCGCGACATCCAGGGCCTCCCCGAGGGACCCGGCATCGTCGTGGGCAGCCAGGTCCGGCTCCCCGCCGACGACAACACCTACACCCTCTACTACCTCTACCCGCTCGCCGAGCAGCAGGAGACGCTCGCGCTGGTCTCTCGCGCGATGCTCATCGCGGGGGTGCCGCTGCTGCTGCTCGTGGCCGGCCTCACCTGGCTCGTCACCCGCCAGGTCGTGACGCCGATCCGGATGGCCCGCCGGGTCGCCGAGCGCCTCGCCGCCGGCCAGCTCCAGGAGCGCCTGCGCGTGACCGGCGAGGACGACCTCGCGCGCCTGGCCACCTCCTTCAACCAGATGGCCTCCAACCTCCAGAAGCAGATCCGCCAGCTCGAGGAGCTCAGCCGGCTCCAGCGCCGCTTCGTCTCCGACGTCTCCCACGAGCTGCGCACCCCGATCACGACCGTCCGCATGGCCAGCGACGTCATCCACGACGCCAAGCCCTTCCTCGACCCGGTGACGGGCCGGGCGGCCGAGCTGCTCCAGATGGAGCTCGACCGCTTCGAGACGCTGCTCGCGGACCTGCTGGAGATCAGCCGCTTCGACGCGGGGGCCGCGGTGCTCGAGACCGAGGACGTCGACCTCGTCGACGTCGCCCGCCGGGTGGTCGACATGACGTCGGTGCTCGCCGCCCAGCGTGACACACGCGTCGTCCTGCACGACCCCGGCGCCCCGTGCGTCGCGGAGGCGGACGTACGTCGGGTCGAGCGGATCGTGCGCAACCTGGTCACCAACGCCATCGACCACGCCGAGAGCCACGACGTCGAGGTCTTCGTCGGCGCCGACCGGCAGTCCGCCGCCATCGCGGTGCGCGACCACGGCGTCGGGCTCGGGCCGGGGGAGTCGGCGATGGTGTTCAACCGGTTCTGGCGCGCCGACCCGGCCCGCGCGCGCACCAGCGGCGGCACCGGGCTCGGCCTCTCGATCTCGCTCGAGGACACCCACCTGCACGGCGGCTGGCTCCAGGCGTGGGGGCGTCCCGGGGAGGGGGCCCAGTTCCGCCTGACGCTGCCGCGCCACCTCGGCACCCAGCTGCGGCACTCGCCGCTGCCGCTGGTGCCCACCGACGCGCGGGAGACGGCATGACACGGACGACCGCCCGTGCCGCCGGGGTGCTCCTCGTCGCGGCCCTGCTGTCCGGCTGCGTACGGATGCCGACGTCCGGTCCGGTCGTGGAGTCCGAGGTCACTGCCGGTGCCGACGACGTGCCCGGCATCTTCTTCGACCCGCGTCCCCCGCAGGAGGGCGACCCTGCGGCCGACATCGTGGCGGGCTTCTTCGAGGCGATGAAGGCCACGCCCATCCGTACGACGGTCGCGCGCCAGTTCCTGTCCCGCGAGGCGGCCGAGTCGTGGACGCCCGAGCAGCAGATCCTCACCTATGCCGAGCTGGGGGACGCCTCGGCCGGCACGTTCGTGCGGGTGCCGCTGACCGACGTCAACACCTACGACGCCCGGGGTGCGTGGCAGCGCACGGACGGCGGCGTCCAGCTGGGGCTCCGGCTGGTGCAGGAGGACGGCGAGTGGCGCATCGACGAGCTCCCCGACGCCCTGATCGTGCCGGACTCGTGGTTCGACGACTGGTACGAGCGGGCCGCGCTCTACTACTTCGACCCGACCGCACAGGTGCTCGTCCCCGAGCCGGTCTTCGTCCCGCGTGGCGAGCAGTACGCCTCGTCGCTGGTGCGCGGGCTGCTCGCGCCCCTGGGCGCGGAGTCGCTGGACGTCGTCCGCAGCTACTTCCCGCCGGGGACCACGCCGGGCCTCTCGGTCCCGATCGAGTCGGGCATCGCCCGGGTGGCCCTGTCCGGCGACCCGGACGCGGTCGACGACGAGACGGCCGAGCGGATGCTCACGCAGCTGGTGTGGACCCTCGGCCAGGAGCCGCGGATCAGCGCCGTCGAGCTCAGTGTCGGCGACCGCACGTTCACCGGACCCGGCGGGCTGGCGCCGGTCAACCTCAGCTTCGGGGCGGCCTACGACCCCAACGGCGACCGCGCGAGCACCGACCTCTTCGCCCTGGATGAGGGTCGTCTGGTCGCCGGGCGCGTGGGCGACCTGGGCCCCACCAGCGGGCCGTTCGGCGAGCCCGGCTACGCGCTGCGCTCGATCGGCGTCAACCTCCCCGGCACGCGGGTCGCCGCCGTCTCGGTCACCGGTACCGACCTCCTCCTCGCCCCGGCCGAGGTGCCGACGGGCGAGGTGACCACGCCGGTGATCGGCGCCGTCGACCTCGCTGCCCCGCACTGGGACCACCGCGACCGGATCTGGGTGCTGGACCGCGGCGCCGGCCGCGCGCGGGTGGTCCAGGTCGCCGACGGTGACGCCGTCGAGCTGGTCGTGCCGGGCCTCACCGGTCGCCGGGTGACCGAGCTGATCGTCTCCCGCGACGGCAGCAGGCTGGTGGCCGTGGTCCGCGGCGCGAAGGCCGACCGGGTCGTGTCGGTCCGGGTGCGCCACGACGCCGCCGGGACGGTCCTCGGCTTCACGCCGCCTCGCACGCTCCCGCTGCCCACCGAGGACACCACCCGCATCCGCGACGTCGCCTGGCGCTCGCCGACGACCGTCTCGGTGCTCAGCGACATCAACGAGGAGCGTTCCCAGGTGCGCACGATCTCGGTCGACGGCGCGCCCGGCGGCATCGCCACCGGCGGCGCGACCAGCCTGCGCGGCCGGGTCCGCACCCTCGTGTCGACGCCGGCCGACGGTGAGGTGTACGCCCTCGCGGGCCGAGCGGTGACCAGCCTGATCCGGCCGGAGCGGATGGTGCCAGACCTCCCGCAGGGCCTCACGTCGCTCACCTACGTGGGCTGATCCACAGTCCGGGTCGGCCCGTTGCGCCCGCCCGTCCCCGCCTGCTGGCATGGCTGGGTGCTCGACGAGGCCCTCGACCTGTTCCTCGGCAGCCGCTGCGTCGGGTGCGACCGGCCCGGGCGGATGCTGTGCGCGGCGTGCCGCGGCGGGCTCTCGCACACCTCGCGGGTGGCCTGGCCCTCGCCCGTGCCCGCGGGACTCGTCACGCCGTGGGTCGCGGAGACGTACGACGGCGCGGTGCGTGCGCTCGTGGTGGGCCACAAGGACCGCGGTCAGTGGGGCCACCGGCGCGTGCTGGGCTCCCTCCTGGCCGAGGCGGTGCGCGGTGCGACCGGAGGCGTCGACCCGGAGGTGCCGGTGCTGCTGGTGCCCGTGCCGTCGCGTCCGGGAGCCGGGCGCCGCCGCGGCTACGAGGCCACCGCGGCACTCGCGCGTACGGCCGCGCGCGCCCTGCGCCGCGAGCGTCCGGTGCTGCTCGCCCCGCTCCTGGCCTCGCGCGGGGCGGCCGACCAGGCGGGCCTGGGCGCGGGGGACCGGGCACGGAACGTGGCCGGGTCGATGCACTGCCCCTCGGCCGCCCTCGCGCGCGTCGGGCGCCGGCGGAGCGCGGCGTACGTCGTGGTGTGCGACGACGTGGTCACCACCGGGTCCACGGCGCGGGAGGCCCAGCGGGCGCTCGAGGCCGTCGGCCTGCGGCCCGTCGCGATCGCGGCCGTCGCGGCCACCCGCCGGCGCGCCGGGCCGGGCGGGGGACCGACTGGTGACCCGGCTGTTGGCCCGGGGGCCCGGAGGGGCTAGCGTCTTGTCATGGAGTCCGCCCGGGTCCGTGGTTGCGTCACGGAGAGGGCTGCGCGCAGCACCGAGAGGTGCCTCGCCAGGTCCTACCCGCGGCAAGCCGATGCCAGTCGCAGGCGAAACGGTCCACGTAAGTCCCCGGTCGCGCCGCTGCCCAGCAGCGCCGTGCCCGGCGGACGATCACGGTGCGGCTTAGAAGTAAGTCCTGCCCCGTCGCCGACACCAGATGTGTCGGATGCCGGGAGAAGGCCAGTAGTGACGGAGAAGTTGCGAACGCTTCAGCAGGCGGTTGTGGGGTCGAAGACCAGGTCGGCCGGGCGGGCTCCATCCCACCCTGCCCCGGCGGGTGTGCCGTCGCGGCGATATGGAGGGGTGCGGACCGTTCGCTAGTTGAGGAGGTTCACATGGAGGTTGTGGTCACGGGACGGCACTGCGAGGTGTCCGACCGGTTCCGCGAGCACGTGTCCGAGAAGCTCACCCGTCTGGAGAAGCACGATCACCGCATCATGCGCGTCCAGGTGGAGGTCGAGCTCGAGAAGAATCCTCGCCAGCACGACCGGTCCACCAAGGTGGAGCTGACCGCGTTCTCCAAGGGCCCGGTGATCCGGGCCGAGGCGGCGGCCGAGGACAAGATGGGCGCGCTCGACCTGGCCCTCGACAAGATGCAGGCCCAGATGCGCCGCGCGGCCGACCGGCGCCGCGTGCACAAGGGCCGCGCCGCGGCATCGGTGGGGGAGGCCCTCGCCGGCATGCCCACCGTCGACGACGCCGCGCAGGACGACGAGGAGACCGGTGTCATCGAGCACAAGGTCGGCCCGATCACCGTCACCGGTGACGGACCGCTGGTCGTGCGCGAGAAGTCCCACCACGCCACCCCCATGACGCTCGACCAGGCCCTCTACGAGATGGAGCTGGTCGGGCACGACTTCTACCTGTTCGTCGACAAGGAGAGCGAGCGCCCTGCTGTCGTCTACCGCCGCCGCGGCTACGACTACGGCGTGATCTCGCTCGACCTCGGCTGAGTGCCCTCCGCCCCTCGGTCGCGCGCGCATGTAATGATGCGCGCGTGACCGAGGCACAGAGCAGTGAACCCGTCCGCGTCCTGGTGGTCGACGACCAGGAGCTGTTCCGTCGAGGCCTGATCATGCTGCTCAGCGGCGACACCGACATCGAGGTGGTCGGCGAGGCGGCCGACGGCATCACGGCCACGGAGCTCGCGACCACCACCGCGCCCGACGTCATCCTGCTCGACGTCCGGATGCCGCGTCGCACGGGAGTGGAGGCCTGCCGCGCCATCAAGGAGGCCGTCCCGGCCACCAAGATCATCATGCTCACCGTCTCCGACGAGGAGGCCGACCTCTACGAGTCGGTCAAGAACGGCGCGGCCGGCTACCTCCTCAAGGACTCCTCGATCGAGGAGGTCGCCCAGGCGATCCGGGTGGTCAACGAGGGCCAGTCCCTGATCAGCCCGTCGATGGCGGTCAAGCTCATCGACGAGTTCAAGCAGATGTCCAAGCCGGAGCGCGAGCAGGGCCCGGCCCTGCGGCTGACCGAGCGCGAGCTCGAGGTGCTGCGGCTGGTGGCCAAGGGCCTCAACAACCGCGAGGTCGCCAAGGAGCTCTTCATCTCCGAGAACACCGTGAAGAACCACGTCCGCAACATCCTGGAGAA
It contains:
- a CDS encoding ComF family protein, which codes for MLDEALDLFLGSRCVGCDRPGRMLCAACRGGLSHTSRVAWPSPVPAGLVTPWVAETYDGAVRALVVGHKDRGQWGHRRVLGSLLAEAVRGATGGVDPEVPVLLVPVPSRPGAGRRRGYEATAALARTAARALRRERPVLLAPLLASRGAADQAGLGAGDRARNVAGSMHCPSAALARVGRRRSAAYVVVCDDVVTTGSTAREAQRALEAVGLRPVAIAAVAATRRRAGPGGGPTGDPAVGPGARRG
- a CDS encoding cysteine hydrolase family protein, with product MPDDLGDLTADHDWLVEDREYARQEARRGRRHAYESLDPGRTALVVVDVVPFFVRGSAYVRGIVPRVNRVATALRDAGGVVAWVVPAYAPPTAKDREFFGDAVAELYARSGGEGLPRSRLHDGLAVRPEDLVVEKIARSAWFPGSSELPALLAARRIDTLLVAGTVTNVCVEDTVRDASTCGLRVILVADACAAVRDRDHNATLHVVYRSYGDVRPTSEVLDLVEAGRRQVASS
- the mtrB gene encoding MtrAB system histidine kinase MtrB, which translates into the protein MRDRLPPALRHGPAFWRRSVQARVVVSTVLLSAAVVGIVGWFLIQQTRDGLLDNRVAAVVQEAEGETEAARVALAAASGLDVDESAQQQALVEPIQARGATRGFAVVLSPPIDEGLRLADGGAKFTEGLDLSSVPETLEDRFDSLSPTAWTYTDIRTTRDIQGLPEGPGIVVGSQVRLPADDNTYTLYYLYPLAEQQETLALVSRAMLIAGVPLLLLVAGLTWLVTRQVVTPIRMARRVAERLAAGQLQERLRVTGEDDLARLATSFNQMASNLQKQIRQLEELSRLQRRFVSDVSHELRTPITTVRMASDVIHDAKPFLDPVTGRAAELLQMELDRFETLLADLLEISRFDAGAAVLETEDVDLVDVARRVVDMTSVLAAQRDTRVVLHDPGAPCVAEADVRRVERIVRNLVTNAIDHAESHDVEVFVGADRQSAAIAVRDHGVGLGPGESAMVFNRFWRADPARARTSGGTGLGLSISLEDTHLHGGWLQAWGRPGEGAQFRLTLPRHLGTQLRHSPLPLVPTDARETA
- the ahcY gene encoding adenosylhomocysteinase, with translation MDHHVADLTLAAYGRKEIELAEHEMPGLMAMRERYGKDQPLQGARIAGSLHMTIQTAVLIETLAALGADIRWATCNIFSTQDHAAAAVVVGPPSKGGTPEDPRGIPVFAWKGETLAEYWDEAEKVFDFPAEDGEVGGPNMLLDDGGDITMLLHLGVEYEKAGAVPSQDSTDNEEFKEVLRVLARSLEADPQRWTRRAPLIKGVSEETTTGVLRLYERFKEGTLLFPAINVNDSVTKSKFDNKYGCRHSLIDGINRATDVMIGGKVAVVCGYGDVGKGCAESLRGQGARVIVTEIDPICALQAAMDGYEVKRLESVVETADIFITTTGNFDIITVEHFHKMKHQAIVGNIGHFDNEINMAGLAKIPGIVKDEIKPQVHQWIFPSENGEPGKKIIVLSEGRLLNLGNATGHPSFVMSNSFTNQVLAQIELFSKADDYELGVHVLPKHLDEEVARLHLDALGVELTELTKEQAAYLGVPVEGPFKSDHYRY
- a CDS encoding LpqB family beta-propeller domain-containing protein, which translates into the protein MTRTTARAAGVLLVAALLSGCVRMPTSGPVVESEVTAGADDVPGIFFDPRPPQEGDPAADIVAGFFEAMKATPIRTTVARQFLSREAAESWTPEQQILTYAELGDASAGTFVRVPLTDVNTYDARGAWQRTDGGVQLGLRLVQEDGEWRIDELPDALIVPDSWFDDWYERAALYYFDPTAQVLVPEPVFVPRGEQYASSLVRGLLAPLGAESLDVVRSYFPPGTTPGLSVPIESGIARVALSGDPDAVDDETAERMLTQLVWTLGQEPRISAVELSVGDRTFTGPGGLAPVNLSFGAAYDPNGDRASTDLFALDEGRLVAGRVGDLGPTSGPFGEPGYALRSIGVNLPGTRVAAVSVTGTDLLLAPAEVPTGEVTTPVIGAVDLAAPHWDHRDRIWVLDRGAGRARVVQVADGDAVELVVPGLTGRRVTELIVSRDGSRLVAVVRGAKADRVVSVRVRHDAAGTVLGFTPPRTLPLPTEDTTRIRDVAWRSPTTVSVLSDINEERSQVRTISVDGAPGGIATGGATSLRGRVRTLVSTPADGEVYALAGRAVTSLIRPERMVPDLPQGLTSLTYVG
- the mtrA gene encoding MtrAB system response regulator MtrA translates to MTDLAEPARGSVLVVDDDASLAEMLSIVLRQEGFDSRIVGRGDVALDAFRDYRPDLVLLDLMLPGKDGIDVCKEIRAESGVPIVMLTAKGDTVDVVVGLESGADDYIVKPFKPKELIARVRARVRRNDVTQDEGLTIGDVSIDVAGHSVTREGEPINLTPLEFDLLVCLARKPWQVFTREVLLEQVWGYRHSADTRLVNVHVQRLRSKVEHDPENPEVVVTVRGVGYKAGKS
- a CDS encoding response regulator, encoding MTEAQSSEPVRVLVVDDQELFRRGLIMLLSGDTDIEVVGEAADGITATELATTTAPDVILLDVRMPRRTGVEACRAIKEAVPATKIIMLTVSDEEADLYESVKNGAAGYLLKDSSIEEVAQAIRVVNEGQSLISPSMAVKLIDEFKQMSKPEREQGPALRLTERELEVLRLVAKGLNNREVAKELFISENTVKNHVRNILEKLQLHSRMEAVMYAMREKLLDLP
- a CDS encoding GNAT family N-acetyltransferase, producing the protein MPAGRRVLHPMREEDVPAVVELQEPAAVAGLSDVFPQDRHPFPREVIGARWWEELADPAIECFVIEAAGRVAGFAAVRGTEVLHFGTALDTWGSGLATAAHDELVELLRARGIVRPTLHVYAANARGRRFWEKHGWRPTGDVERGSFPPYAELLAYELAT
- a CDS encoding DUF808 domain-containing protein, with protein sequence MAGGLFALLDDVAALARIAAASVDDVGAAAGRASMKAAGVVVDDTAVTPQYLHGSPAARELPIIKKIAIGSLRNKLLFILPAAVLLGQFLPGLLPVILIFGGGFLAYEGAHKVWEKVSRHEPVVEEAEEELTSTGELSPEHEAKTVAGAIRTDFILSAEIMVIALKEVVGADPDATIWMRAIVLAAVAVLITVLVYGVVALIVKMDDVGLHLAEKPSKGSQRVGLALVSAMPRLLTAISLVGTLAMLWVGGHIFLVSLYEIGGHDGLLEGTTFGDVLHAPYDLVHHWEDAVHEAVGGTLGALLGWVLNTVVSGIAGLVLGAIVLAVLHAFGIGGGHGAGHGEDHGEDHGEPATGDTAEDSPNR
- the hpf gene encoding ribosome hibernation-promoting factor, HPF/YfiA family, whose protein sequence is MEVVVTGRHCEVSDRFREHVSEKLTRLEKHDHRIMRVQVEVELEKNPRQHDRSTKVELTAFSKGPVIRAEAAAEDKMGALDLALDKMQAQMRRAADRRRVHKGRAAASVGEALAGMPTVDDAAQDDEETGVIEHKVGPITVTGDGPLVVREKSHHATPMTLDQALYEMELVGHDFYLFVDKESERPAVVYRRRGYDYGVISLDLG